A portion of the Microlunatus phosphovorus NM-1 genome contains these proteins:
- a CDS encoding NAD(P)/FAD-dependent oxidoreductase, with product MSDPAPDGVVVVGGGPAGVATAITLVGLGVRTVLLEAAPGPRWKPGESLPPSINPILTRLGLNAAVRRAALPSYGVSSRWGSPELIERDFLFGVGGVGWRIDRLAFESELANAARQTGVEWHWGTRVADCVRVGSHGWALHASTAGGLRRWTARVVVDASGRAARVARLLGARRLRYDRLLGSLSYLPSPPAQTLPAQTVSARSLPAADPGSATVVEAVPGGWWYSLGLPSRQLVVAFLTDADLLAETLRRPWRFAELPLAYAPTTSERLRATGCPQPWPAPRIRPAYVGRLGSVAGPDWLAVGEAAVCFDPLSSYGVEAALGAGFYAGAAISEQLGGRPDALSGYAELIDHTFAQYLIACHDRYATERRWPDSTFWRRRHRLGAMALP from the coding sequence ATCAGCGATCCCGCACCCGACGGCGTCGTCGTAGTCGGTGGCGGACCGGCCGGCGTGGCTACCGCGATCACCCTGGTCGGACTCGGCGTACGCACCGTCCTGCTCGAAGCGGCGCCCGGACCGCGCTGGAAGCCTGGCGAGAGCCTGCCGCCGAGCATCAACCCCATCCTGACCAGGTTGGGTCTGAACGCGGCGGTGCGCCGGGCGGCGCTGCCGTCGTACGGGGTCAGCTCCCGCTGGGGCTCGCCGGAGCTGATCGAACGCGACTTCCTCTTCGGGGTCGGCGGCGTCGGCTGGCGGATCGACCGTCTCGCGTTTGAATCGGAACTTGCCAACGCGGCCCGGCAGACCGGCGTCGAATGGCACTGGGGCACTCGTGTGGCGGACTGCGTCCGGGTGGGTTCACACGGCTGGGCGCTGCACGCCAGCACCGCCGGGGGCCTACGTCGCTGGACGGCCCGGGTGGTCGTCGACGCTTCCGGGCGGGCAGCGCGAGTGGCCCGATTGCTGGGAGCACGCAGGCTCCGTTACGACCGGTTGCTGGGCTCGCTCAGCTATCTTCCGAGTCCTCCGGCCCAGACCCTCCCAGCCCAGACCGTCTCAGCCCGGTCCTTGCCGGCCGCGGATCCGGGGTCGGCCACGGTGGTCGAGGCTGTTCCTGGCGGCTGGTGGTATTCGTTGGGGCTGCCGAGCCGGCAGCTGGTCGTGGCGTTCTTGACCGACGCCGATCTGCTTGCCGAGACGCTGCGTCGTCCCTGGCGGTTCGCAGAGCTGCCGCTGGCCTACGCTCCGACGACCTCGGAGCGGCTCCGCGCCACCGGCTGTCCGCAGCCGTGGCCGGCACCGCGCATCCGACCGGCCTACGTCGGTCGATTGGGGTCGGTGGCCGGTCCGGACTGGCTGGCCGTCGGTGAGGCTGCCGTGTGCTTCGACCCGCTGTCCTCGTACGGTGTGGAGGCCGCGCTGGGCGCCGGCTTCTACGCCGGTGCCGCGATCAGTGAGCAGCTCGGCGGACGGCCGGACGCCTTGTCGGGGTACGCGGAACTGATCGACCACACCTTCGCGCAGTATCTGATTGCCTGCCACGACCGCTATGCCACAGAGCGTCGGTGGCCTGATTCGACCTTTTGGCGTCGACGTCACCGGCTCGGCGCTATGGCGCTTCCGTAG
- a CDS encoding ThuA domain-containing protein, giving the protein MNRLQAVIASGSGRYRDPWHPFARTSALLSGLLAAGGFTVTIEDDLDQAMTRLDGVSLLVVNAGDPWRSGPPGPVPAEALAGFRHAVQRGIGILAMHTAPATMRGYPEWAPTIGAIWLPGISGHPPAAEITVTIDDPRFSDSGLASSGSVEVFDERYCHLQQLGPSEVVGTHTVDGTTHPAVWLRRVGRSRVAVDLLGHDERSYESETHRALILGLVRWVVDRATEAP; this is encoded by the coding sequence GTGAACCGACTGCAGGCCGTCATCGCGAGTGGCTCCGGCCGTTACCGCGACCCGTGGCATCCGTTCGCGAGAACGAGCGCCCTCCTCTCGGGGCTGCTGGCCGCGGGAGGCTTCACCGTGACGATCGAGGACGATCTCGATCAGGCGATGACCCGGCTCGACGGTGTGTCACTGCTGGTGGTGAACGCCGGCGACCCCTGGCGCAGCGGGCCTCCGGGGCCCGTACCCGCCGAAGCGCTCGCCGGATTCCGCCATGCCGTGCAGCGCGGCATCGGAATCCTGGCCATGCACACTGCACCAGCCACGATGCGCGGCTATCCGGAATGGGCCCCGACCATCGGGGCCATCTGGCTGCCCGGCATCTCCGGGCACCCACCGGCCGCTGAGATCACCGTCACGATCGACGACCCCCGGTTCTCGGACTCGGGGCTTGCCTCCAGTGGCAGCGTCGAGGTCTTCGATGAGCGCTACTGCCACCTCCAGCAACTCGGACCGTCCGAGGTCGTGGGCACGCACACCGTCGACGGCACGACACACCCCGCGGTCTGGCTGCGCAGGGTCGGCCGATCACGCGTAGCGGTGGATCTGCTCGGTCACGATGAACGCTCCTACGAGAGCGAGACCCATCGGGCGCTGATCCTCGGCCTCGTCCGCTGGGTCGTTGATCGAGCTACGGAAGCGCCATAG
- a CDS encoding glycerate kinase, with product MTTSATGSRPWSVVFAPDSFKGSIPADEVARVLAAGWGSVRAGDGLILKPMADGGEGTLNAFEAAVPGACWMPVTVPGPAGVDIESSWLLLPPTEDAPDGTGVVELASTSGIELLGSDRRPWTAHTRGFGRAIVAALDHGVSRLVLGIGSSASTDGGIGMLTELGARFTGAGGAPVPDGAEGMSGVLAADLSGLRSLPEAGVVVLCDVTNPLTGPVGAAPVFGPQKGLTADDIVEVDAALVRLARLLPANPSDTGAGAAGGAGFALLAWGAPLVPGAVAVGDLIGLPAAIRDADLVITGEGSFDGQSAAGKAPDLVTRIAAAANVRVGLVAGRIDRTAELGRFAATMSLTELAGSATAAMSSPQTWLHEAGRALASTLGRQA from the coding sequence GTGACTACCTCAGCAACCGGCAGCCGACCATGGTCGGTGGTCTTCGCCCCCGACAGTTTCAAGGGCAGCATTCCCGCGGACGAGGTGGCGCGTGTGCTCGCCGCCGGCTGGGGGAGTGTCCGAGCCGGTGACGGCCTGATCCTCAAGCCGATGGCGGACGGAGGCGAGGGCACGCTGAACGCGTTCGAGGCAGCGGTTCCCGGAGCCTGTTGGATGCCAGTCACCGTGCCGGGGCCGGCCGGGGTCGATATCGAGTCGAGCTGGCTGTTGCTTCCGCCGACCGAGGACGCGCCTGACGGCACCGGGGTGGTGGAACTCGCCAGCACGTCGGGGATCGAACTGCTCGGATCCGATCGCCGACCGTGGACAGCGCATACCCGCGGATTCGGGCGGGCGATCGTCGCTGCGCTCGATCATGGCGTGTCGCGGCTGGTCCTCGGCATCGGCTCCAGTGCGTCGACCGATGGGGGAATCGGCATGCTGACTGAGCTGGGGGCACGGTTCACCGGGGCCGGTGGCGCGCCGGTGCCGGACGGCGCCGAGGGTATGTCGGGTGTGCTGGCGGCAGATCTGTCCGGGCTCCGCTCACTTCCCGAGGCCGGTGTGGTGGTCCTCTGTGATGTCACGAACCCGCTCACCGGCCCTGTCGGGGCGGCCCCGGTGTTCGGTCCGCAGAAGGGACTGACCGCCGACGACATCGTCGAGGTTGACGCGGCACTCGTACGCTTGGCGCGGCTGCTTCCCGCCAACCCCAGCGATACCGGGGCGGGGGCGGCCGGCGGCGCCGGCTTCGCGCTTCTGGCCTGGGGTGCGCCACTCGTACCTGGAGCCGTAGCGGTCGGCGACCTGATCGGCCTGCCGGCGGCTATCCGCGATGCCGATCTGGTGATCACGGGCGAGGGCAGCTTTGACGGGCAGTCGGCGGCCGGCAAGGCTCCGGATCTCGTCACCCGGATCGCAGCGGCGGCGAACGTTCGGGTGGGTCTGGTGGCCGGTCGGATCGACCGTACCGCCGAACTCGGCCGATTTGCCGCGACGATGTCGCTGACCGAGTTGGCTGGCTCGGCGACAGCCGCCATGAGTTCGCCCCAGACCTGGCTGCACGAGGCCGGCCGAGCGCTGGCAAGCACGCTCGGCCGGCAGGCATGA
- a CDS encoding universal stress protein translates to MTILAAVTGDREGRLALAEGIAEARRLGTDLVAINLSSATVDLTGIDTDGVAATVIDHRAAAKDDPADVILDEIAARGATRLVIGVKRRTPVGKAILGSMSQTLLLNAPIPVLAVKLPEDEIPSSFFDNLPGGMHNVTS, encoded by the coding sequence ATGACCATCCTCGCTGCCGTCACCGGCGACCGTGAAGGTCGCCTCGCACTAGCCGAAGGCATTGCCGAGGCTCGCCGGCTCGGCACCGACCTCGTCGCCATCAACCTCAGCTCCGCCACCGTGGATCTGACCGGCATCGACACTGACGGCGTCGCCGCCACCGTCATCGACCACCGGGCCGCGGCCAAGGATGACCCCGCCGACGTCATCCTCGACGAGATCGCCGCCCGCGGGGCCACCCGCCTGGTGATCGGCGTCAAACGTCGCACGCCGGTCGGCAAGGCCATCCTGGGCAGCATGAGCCAGACCCTGCTGCTCAACGCCCCCATCCCGGTTCTCGCGGTCAAGCTCCCCGAGGACGAGATCCCGTCCAGCTTCTTCGACAACCTGCCGGGCGGAATGCACAACGTCACCAGCTGA
- a CDS encoding ABC transporter permease subunit (The N-terminal region of this protein, as described by TIGR01726, is a three transmembrane segment that identifies a subfamily of ABC transporter permease subunits, which specificities that include histidine, arginine, glutamine, glutamate, L-cystine (sic), the opines (in Agrobacterium) octopine and nopaline, etc.), producing the protein MPRHVTRRMTRAVLLTVSLLLAVVAGACSSGQPESSLDRVQQTGVLRVGTEGTYSPFTFHDPATNKLTGYDIEIITAVADKMGVRAEFVEAPWDALFASLMADRFDVVANQVTKNAEREAKYALSNPYTFSAGVIITRTDDTRISSLADLKGLTTAQSSTSSWAKVAADAGAKVEAVEGFAQAVALVKQKRVDATVNDNLAALEYFKSTGDKDVKIAGETGDISEQVFALRPEDTALRDKINTTLDGLRADGTLAEISKKYFDTDVSTGKATEENKDQAGNQSTWELVKASIGPMLLATIKATIPLTLISFTFGLAIALVVALMRLSSIPGLSQLARFYISVIRGTPLLVQLYLIFFGLPALGLTFNSFTAAVIAFSLNVGGYAAEVIRSAILSVPKGQWEAALTIGMGYTTTLRRIILPQAARTAVPPLSNTLISLVKDTSLASVVLVTELLRVAQIVAAPTFQFFALYGVAALIYWVICLVMSFVQSRVEIRLERHVAR; encoded by the coding sequence ATGCCGCGCCACGTCACGCGCCGGATGACGCGGGCAGTCCTGCTCACGGTGAGTCTGCTGCTCGCAGTGGTGGCCGGTGCCTGCTCGAGCGGGCAGCCGGAGAGCAGCTTGGACCGAGTGCAGCAGACCGGTGTTCTACGGGTCGGCACTGAGGGTACGTATTCGCCCTTCACCTTCCACGACCCGGCGACGAACAAGCTGACCGGCTACGACATCGAGATCATCACCGCCGTCGCCGACAAGATGGGTGTGCGTGCCGAGTTCGTCGAGGCGCCCTGGGACGCGCTGTTCGCCAGCTTGATGGCAGACCGGTTCGATGTGGTCGCGAACCAGGTCACCAAGAACGCCGAGCGCGAGGCGAAATATGCGCTGAGCAACCCCTACACCTTCTCCGCGGGCGTCATCATCACCCGGACCGACGACACCAGGATCAGCTCGCTGGCGGACCTGAAGGGGCTGACCACGGCGCAGAGCTCCACCAGCAGTTGGGCCAAGGTGGCGGCCGACGCGGGCGCCAAGGTCGAGGCGGTCGAAGGCTTCGCCCAGGCGGTCGCGCTGGTCAAGCAGAAGCGCGTGGACGCAACTGTCAACGACAACTTGGCAGCCCTGGAGTACTTCAAGTCGACCGGCGACAAGGACGTGAAGATCGCGGGCGAGACCGGCGACATCAGTGAGCAGGTGTTTGCGCTCCGACCGGAGGACACTGCGCTCCGCGACAAGATCAACACCACGCTCGACGGACTGCGCGCCGACGGCACACTGGCCGAGATCTCGAAGAAGTACTTCGACACTGATGTCTCCACCGGCAAGGCCACCGAGGAGAACAAGGACCAAGCAGGGAATCAGAGCACGTGGGAGCTGGTCAAGGCGTCGATCGGTCCGATGCTGCTGGCCACGATCAAGGCCACGATCCCGCTGACCCTGATCAGCTTCACGTTCGGGCTGGCGATCGCGCTGGTCGTCGCCCTGATGCGGTTGTCCTCGATCCCGGGACTGAGCCAGCTTGCGCGCTTCTACATCTCGGTGATCCGAGGAACGCCGCTGCTGGTCCAGCTCTACCTCATCTTCTTCGGGTTGCCTGCGCTCGGTCTGACCTTCAACTCGTTCACCGCCGCGGTCATCGCGTTCAGCCTGAACGTGGGTGGCTATGCGGCCGAGGTGATCCGCTCCGCGATCCTGTCCGTACCCAAGGGGCAATGGGAGGCAGCCCTGACCATCGGCATGGGTTACACCACGACCCTGCGACGGATCATCCTGCCGCAGGCCGCCCGAACAGCGGTGCCGCCGCTGTCCAACACGTTGATCTCCCTGGTCAAGGACACCTCGTTGGCGTCGGTGGTGCTGGTCACCGAGCTGCTCCGGGTGGCACAGATCGTGGCGGCGCCGACCTTCCAGTTCTTCGCCCTGTACGGGGTCGCGGCGCTCATCTACTGGGTGATCTGCCTGGTGATGTCCTTCGTTCAGAGTCGAGTCGAGATCAGACTGGAAAGGCATGTGGCCCGATGA
- a CDS encoding amino acid ABC transporter ATP-binding protein, producing MSGFAVSEVGLEGGRVLLSATQLHKRFGDNEVLKGIDFDVPAGSVSVLIGPSGSGKTTVLRSLNGLELPDSGTVRIGDVSVDYGAQPTKKDVARLRAQSAMVFQGHNLFPHLTVLQNVTEGPLLVQRRPAGEVRTEALALLDRVGLASKAEQYPFQLSGGQQQRVGIARALALRPQLMLFDEPTSALDPELVGEVLAVMKDLAGEGWTMVVVTHEIRFAQSVADQVLFMDGGVVVESGPPEAVLENPQQPRTRTFLHRILDPI from the coding sequence ATGAGCGGCTTTGCAGTGTCGGAGGTAGGTCTGGAGGGCGGACGTGTGCTGCTCAGCGCGACCCAGTTGCACAAGCGGTTCGGCGACAACGAGGTGCTGAAAGGCATCGACTTCGACGTACCGGCGGGATCGGTGTCGGTGCTGATCGGCCCCTCCGGCTCCGGCAAGACCACCGTGCTTCGATCCTTGAACGGACTGGAGTTGCCGGACTCGGGCACCGTCCGGATCGGTGATGTCTCGGTGGACTACGGTGCGCAGCCGACCAAGAAGGACGTCGCCCGGCTGCGTGCTCAAAGCGCGATGGTCTTCCAGGGACACAACCTGTTTCCCCATCTCACGGTGCTGCAGAACGTCACCGAGGGCCCGCTGCTGGTGCAGCGCCGACCGGCGGGCGAGGTGCGTACCGAGGCGTTGGCTTTGTTGGATCGGGTCGGTCTGGCCAGCAAGGCCGAGCAGTATCCCTTCCAACTCTCCGGGGGACAGCAGCAGCGGGTGGGCATAGCCCGAGCCCTGGCCTTGCGGCCGCAGCTGATGCTGTTCGACGAGCCGACGTCCGCGCTGGATCCGGAGCTGGTCGGCGAGGTCTTGGCTGTGATGAAGGACCTGGCAGGCGAGGGCTGGACCATGGTGGTGGTCACCCACGAGATCCGTTTTGCGCAGTCGGTCGCCGACCAGGTGTTGTTCATGGACGGTGGCGTGGTCGTGGAGAGCGGTCCGCCTGAGGCGGTGCTGGAGAATCCGCAGCAGCCCCGGACTCGGACCTTCCTGCACCGCATTCTCGACCCGATCTGA
- a CDS encoding sigma-70 family RNA polymerase sigma factor — translation MSAPSIPIRSLDSQGATRPAGESHQRDNSQQDNSQQDRDELVLQHLWLSDTIARRFRGRGEDDDDLQQVARCALLEAANRYEPDKGAFPPFAGPTISGVLKRHFRDHGWVVRPPRQTQQLAVRITQQWSEIAQAHGCVPTDQELADSLNESVSDIREARRASQGYRTVPLDSPTSPVAHAGVDDPGFDDCDARLLVQQTWALLSPEERKLLRMRFWEQRSQSDIAERIGTSQMQVSRLLSRLLSRLRRQLADDSAATRQAMEQRAA, via the coding sequence ATGTCTGCTCCAAGCATTCCTATCCGAAGCCTTGATTCCCAAGGCGCTACCCGACCGGCCGGGGAGAGCCACCAACGAGACAACTCTCAGCAAGACAACTCCCAGCAGGACAGGGACGAACTCGTGTTGCAGCACCTGTGGCTGTCCGACACGATCGCGCGTCGCTTCCGCGGCCGTGGCGAGGATGACGACGATCTCCAGCAGGTGGCCCGGTGCGCCTTGCTGGAGGCAGCCAATCGCTACGAGCCGGACAAGGGCGCGTTCCCCCCGTTCGCCGGACCAACCATCAGCGGCGTCTTGAAGCGCCACTTCCGAGATCACGGATGGGTGGTCCGCCCACCGCGCCAGACCCAGCAGTTGGCTGTCCGGATCACCCAACAGTGGTCGGAGATCGCGCAGGCACATGGTTGCGTACCCACCGACCAGGAGCTGGCTGACAGCCTCAACGAGTCGGTGAGTGACATCCGCGAGGCACGGCGCGCATCCCAGGGCTATCGGACCGTGCCGCTCGACAGTCCCACCTCACCTGTCGCGCACGCTGGTGTCGACGATCCGGGATTTGATGACTGCGATGCCCGGCTGCTGGTTCAGCAGACCTGGGCCCTGCTCAGCCCCGAGGAGCGCAAGCTGCTCCGGATGCGCTTCTGGGAACAGCGATCGCAGTCCGATATCGCCGAACGCATCGGGACCAGCCAGATGCAGGTGTCCCGGCTCCTCTCCCGCCTGCTGAGTCGGCTGCGTCGGCAGCTCGCCGACGACTCGGCCGCCACACGTCAGGCGATGGAGCAGCGCGCCGCCTGA
- a CDS encoding SDR family oxidoreductase has product MGQPEQQQAVPGIQSEMTPMPDCGEESYVGTGQLTGKIAVITGADSGIGRAVAIAYAREGADVVISYLSEDSDAAEVERYVVDAGRRAVLIKGDIADAQHCRDVIATAVDQLGGIDILVSNAAYQMTRTSLADIPDDEWDRTFDTNVRAMFHLCKAAVPHMKSGSSIIGSSSVNSDMPSPTLAPYAATKAAIANFCASLAQLLGEQGIRVNSVAPGPIWTPLIPSTMPPEKVANFGSDTPLGRAGQPAELAPVYVLLASDAGSYISGARVAVTGGRPIL; this is encoded by the coding sequence ATGGGTCAGCCCGAGCAGCAGCAAGCGGTTCCCGGGATCCAGTCGGAGATGACGCCGATGCCCGACTGCGGTGAAGAGAGCTACGTGGGCACCGGCCAGCTGACCGGCAAGATCGCGGTGATCACCGGCGCGGACTCCGGCATCGGCCGGGCGGTAGCGATCGCGTACGCCCGCGAAGGCGCCGATGTGGTGATCAGCTATCTGAGTGAGGACTCCGACGCAGCCGAGGTCGAGCGCTACGTCGTGGACGCGGGGCGGCGTGCTGTGTTGATCAAGGGCGATATCGCCGATGCGCAGCATTGCCGCGATGTCATCGCGACAGCGGTCGATCAGCTGGGCGGGATCGACATCTTGGTGAGCAACGCTGCCTACCAGATGACACGCACGTCGCTGGCAGACATACCCGATGACGAATGGGATCGGACCTTCGACACGAACGTTCGGGCGATGTTCCATCTCTGCAAGGCAGCTGTGCCGCACATGAAATCGGGCTCATCGATCATCGGCAGTTCGTCGGTGAACTCCGACATGCCCTCTCCGACGCTGGCTCCGTACGCGGCGACCAAGGCCGCAATCGCCAACTTCTGTGCGAGTCTCGCGCAGCTGCTCGGAGAGCAGGGCATCCGGGTGAACAGTGTGGCTCCTGGACCGATCTGGACGCCGCTGATCCCCAGCACGATGCCACCGGAGAAGGTGGCGAACTTCGGCAGTGACACGCCGCTGGGGCGTGCCGGTCAGCCGGCTGAGCTGGCGCCGGTCTACGTACTGCTGGCCAGCGATGCCGGCAGCTACATCTCCGGTGCGCGGGTCGCAGTGACCGGCGGACGGCCGATCCTGTGA
- a CDS encoding DUF6328 family protein has product MAVEPSELPDANAVANDGRDETENQRMDRNWNELLQELRVTQTGTQILSGFMLTLPFQARFVALDEFEHGVYVVLVMLAAVTIVLGLAPVNLHRALFRHRLKPSIVAFAHRALRAQLVGVSLIVIGTVLLVLDVAVGRWAGVLGAGLVLVLIVVAAAVPRMIDHDSEVGAGDTVGHD; this is encoded by the coding sequence ATGGCTGTGGAACCCTCGGAGTTGCCCGATGCCAACGCGGTGGCGAATGACGGCCGCGACGAGACCGAGAACCAGCGGATGGACCGCAACTGGAATGAGCTGCTGCAGGAGCTCCGGGTCACTCAGACCGGGACGCAGATCCTCAGTGGCTTCATGTTGACCCTGCCTTTTCAAGCTCGCTTCGTGGCCCTGGATGAGTTCGAGCACGGGGTCTATGTCGTTCTCGTGATGCTTGCGGCGGTGACCATCGTGCTCGGCCTGGCCCCGGTCAACCTGCACCGGGCCCTGTTCAGGCACCGTCTCAAGCCCTCGATCGTCGCGTTCGCGCATCGTGCGCTGCGTGCTCAGCTGGTCGGCGTCTCACTCATCGTGATCGGCACCGTGCTGCTCGTCTTGGATGTCGCTGTCGGCCGATGGGCCGGGGTGCTCGGCGCAGGCCTCGTGTTGGTCCTGATCGTGGTTGCGGCAGCAGTGCCGCGGATGATCGACCATGACTCGGAGGTCGGGGCAGGCGACACAGTCGGGCACGACTGA
- a CDS encoding GAF and ANTAR domain-containing protein: MADELAYAEEFADLSTQLLRERHEQPTLDRVVALAVETIESSDYCSISVRTGNQVETPATTAEVGRQADELQYRLGEGPSLEAIWSSDACLIDDLTAEARWPQWARFVAESGIRSVLSVRIQGPADDALASLNLYALQPKAFDDTDLALATIFARHAGVAIYGARQHNNLTAAIQSRQLIGAAQGILMQRFGLDLDQAFELLRRYSQTYNVKLRQLAENLVRAGGIPPAADGQGASRALNESLGLPVPDS; the protein is encoded by the coding sequence ATGGCAGATGAGCTGGCCTATGCCGAGGAGTTTGCGGATCTGAGCACGCAACTGTTGCGTGAACGGCATGAGCAGCCCACTCTCGATCGGGTGGTCGCTCTCGCTGTCGAGACGATCGAGTCCAGTGACTACTGCAGCATCTCGGTTCGCACCGGCAACCAGGTCGAGACCCCGGCTACCACTGCCGAGGTCGGGCGGCAGGCTGACGAGTTGCAGTACAGGCTGGGCGAAGGTCCTTCCCTTGAAGCGATCTGGAGCTCCGATGCCTGCCTCATCGACGACCTGACAGCGGAGGCCCGCTGGCCGCAGTGGGCGCGATTTGTTGCAGAGTCGGGTATCCGGTCCGTGCTCAGTGTGCGGATTCAAGGTCCGGCAGACGATGCGTTGGCCAGCCTCAATCTCTATGCGCTGCAACCGAAGGCCTTCGATGACACCGATCTGGCCCTCGCGACGATCTTCGCCCGGCACGCAGGCGTAGCGATCTACGGTGCGCGGCAGCACAACAACCTGACCGCAGCGATCCAGTCGCGACAGTTGATCGGAGCGGCGCAAGGCATCTTGATGCAACGGTTCGGTCTCGATCTGGACCAGGCATTCGAGCTGCTGCGGCGCTATTCGCAGACTTACAACGTCAAGCTCAGGCAGCTCGCGGAGAATCTCGTACGCGCGGGCGGGATCCCGCCGGCCGCCGACGGTCAGGGCGCGTCGCGGGCGCTCAATGAGTCTCTCGGGCTCCCGGTCCCTGACAGCTGA
- a CDS encoding YihY/virulence factor BrkB family protein: MAAEKPIHQSDRHDTAVPDKDAEQPSQISLRGWRQVVQRGWAGAQADQVPLLGAGVAFFAFLALFPALIALVTMYGLFADPGVIADQVNSLSALPAEVRQLVVDQINNQNRAALGWSAVISVAIALFSASGGVNQLMIAVNVAYDGESRRSAIQRRLIALGLTLGSIVFIVVMLGLVAAVPPLLRQVFGDSPAIRVALSAARWVLVVVLVAAALAVLYRVAPDRSSPKLRWVSVGAAIATLLWLLASIGFSVYVSTFGNYAKTYGVFAAVIVLLLWLWITSYAVLLGAEINAEAEQQTGTTKGRRTG; encoded by the coding sequence ATGGCCGCCGAGAAGCCGATCCATCAGTCAGACCGACACGACACCGCCGTTCCTGACAAGGATGCGGAGCAGCCCTCACAGATCTCGCTTCGGGGCTGGCGTCAGGTGGTGCAGCGCGGCTGGGCCGGAGCCCAGGCCGATCAAGTGCCACTGCTCGGGGCGGGTGTGGCCTTCTTTGCTTTCCTCGCGCTGTTTCCGGCGCTGATTGCGCTGGTCACCATGTACGGGTTGTTCGCCGACCCGGGCGTGATCGCCGACCAGGTGAACTCACTGTCGGCGCTGCCGGCGGAGGTCCGTCAGCTCGTCGTGGACCAGATCAACAATCAGAACCGAGCAGCGCTCGGCTGGAGCGCCGTGATCTCTGTCGCCATCGCGCTGTTCAGCGCATCGGGTGGGGTGAACCAACTCATGATCGCGGTCAACGTGGCCTATGACGGGGAGTCGAGGCGCAGCGCGATCCAGCGCCGTCTCATCGCCCTGGGGCTGACCCTGGGCTCCATCGTCTTCATCGTCGTGATGCTCGGGCTGGTCGCAGCTGTTCCACCGCTGCTCAGACAGGTCTTCGGCGACAGCCCCGCGATCCGGGTGGCTCTTTCAGCGGCACGGTGGGTGCTGGTGGTCGTACTGGTGGCAGCGGCGCTGGCCGTCCTCTATCGGGTGGCGCCCGACCGGAGTTCACCGAAGCTGCGCTGGGTATCCGTTGGTGCTGCGATCGCCACTTTGCTGTGGCTGCTCGCCTCGATCGGGTTCTCTGTCTACGTCTCCACCTTCGGCAACTACGCCAAGACCTATGGTGTCTTCGCCGCAGTGATCGTCTTGTTGCTGTGGTTGTGGATCACGTCGTACGCCGTCCTGCTCGGTGCTGAGATCAACGCCGAAGCGGAGCAGCAGACGGGTACGACGAAAGGTCGGAGGACCGGATGA